In the Diorhabda sublineata isolate icDioSubl1.1 chromosome 10, icDioSubl1.1, whole genome shotgun sequence genome, caagaattagccataacaacccgaaaattagccataaaaacccaaaaattagccataaaaacccaaaaatttgccataaaacccaaatatgaGCTAgagaatctcaaaaattagctggaaaaactcaaaaattaactagaaaaactcagaaatcagtcacaaaaaccattaaattgttagaaaaactcaaaactagctagaaaaacccaaacattagctagaaaacttgaacattagctataaaaacacaataattagcaagaaaaactcaaaaatttgccataaaaacccagacgttggtagaaaaacccaaaaattagcaataaaaacccaaaaattagctataaaacccaaaaattagccagaaaaactcaaaaattagccataaaaaactaaaaattagctaaaaaaactcaaaagattgcaataaaacccaaaaattagctagaaaactcaagaattagctcgaaaaaatcagaaattaagcacaaaaacccaaaaattgctagaaaaacacaaaagttagctataaaaactatagaattagctagaaaaacttagaaattagccacaaaaaccaatcaattgttagaaaaaccgaaaaattagctataaaaacccaaaaaccagctataaaacccaagaactttctagaaaaactcaaaaattagccataaaacccaaaaattagccagaaaatttcgaaaattagctagaaaatctcagaaatgagccataaaaactcaaaaatagctgtaaaactcgaaaatttgctggaaaatctCATGAATTAACCATataaactcaagaattagccagagaaacccaaagattagccataaaaacccaaaaattagctagaaatactcgaaaatttgccataaaaactcgaaaattggccataaaaacccaaaaattagccataaaaactcaataattagccataaaacccaaaaattagccagaaaaactaggaAATTGGCTAGAAagactcagaaattagccacaaaaacctaaaaattgttagaaaaactcaaacattagctataaaacccaaaaattagccataaaaacccaaaactttgccataaaacccaaaaattagctggagaaaatgagctggaaaaacttggaaattagctagaaaaactcagaaattagtcacaaaaaccaataaattgttagaaaaacccaaaactagctggaaaaactcaaaaattagcaatagaaacccaaaaattggctagaaaactcaaacattagctagaaagactcaaaaattagccataaaaacccaaaagttgctagaaaaaccaaaaaattagcaataaaaacccaaaaattagctagaaaactcaaatattacctagaaaaaactaaaaaattagccataaaaacccaaaaattgcaagaaaaatccaaaaattagtgagaaaaacccaaaaattagctataaaacccaaaaattagctataaaacccaaaaattagctataaaacccgaaaattagctgggaaaactcaagaattagccataaaaactccaaaattagccacaaaaacccaaaaattagccataaaacccaaaaattagccataaaaactcaaaatttagccaaaaccccaaaaattggcaataaaaacccaaaaattagccataaaaactcgaaaattagccaaaaaactcaaaaattagccagaaaaactcggaaattagctagaaaaactcagaaattagccacaagaacctaaaaattgttggaaaaactcaaacattagctataaaaacccaaaaattagctataaaacctaaaaattagctaaaaaaacacaagaattagcaataaaaacccaaaaattagccataaaaacccaataatgtgccataaaacccaaaaattaactagaaaaaattagctggaaaaactcggaaattagctagaaaaactcagaaattagtcacaaaaaccaataaattgttagaaaaacccaaaactagctagaaaaacccataaattagttagaaaactcaaacattagctagaaaaactcaaaaattagccataaaaacccaaaagttgctagaaaaacccaaaagttgctagaaaaacccaaaaattagtaggaaaaactcaaaaattagctagaaaactcaaacattacctagaaaaaactcaacaattagccatgaaaacccaaaaattcctAGAtgaacccaaaaactagctataaaaacccagaaattggccattaaaacccaaaaattagccataaaatccaaaaattagccagaaaaactcgaaaattatctagaaaaactcggaaatcagccataaaatcccaaaatctgttcaaaaacccaaaaattagctataaaaactcaaaaattagccagaagaactcaaaaattagccataaaaaaccaccaattagctagaaaaacctcgaaaaaatagctatagaacccgaaaattagctagaaaaactcagaaattagccataaaaactcgatatctggctaaaaaaactcagaaattagccacaaaaattcaaaatttgttggaaaaacccaaaaattagctataaaacccaaaaattagctagaaaatttcaaaaattatctagaaaactcaaaaattagctgaaaaaactcaaaaattagccataaaaactcaaacatcagccataaaaccccaaaaattgctgaagaactagaaaattagcaataaaaacctaaaaaatagctattaaaacccaaaaattagctagaaaaactcgaaaaaaggccataaaacccaaaaattagccatgaaaactcaaaaattagctataaaactcaaacattagctataaaaacccaaaaaatagctattaaaacccaaaaataagctagaaaaactcaaaaattagccataaaaaccaaacattagccataaaacccaaaaattagccagtaaaactcggaaattagctagaaaaaccaaaaattgttaaaaaaaacccaaaagttagctataaaaactcaaaaaatagctataaaacccaaaaattagttataaaacccaaaaattagctagaaaaacacaagaattagccataacaacccgaaaattagccataaaaacccaaaaattagctagagaatctcaaaaattagctggaaaaacttggaaattagctggaaaaactcaaaaattagctagaaaaactcaaaaattagcgataaaaaccAAGaagttgctagaaaaacccaaaaattagcaataaaaacccaaaaaccagctataaaacccaaaaattcgctagaaaaactcaaaaattagccataaaacccaaaaattagccagaaaatttcgaaaattagctagaaaaactcagaaatgagccacaaaaacccaaaaatttttatagctgatgtttgggtttttctaacaatttttgggtttttgtggctcatttctgagtttttctagctaattttcgagtttttctggctaatttttgggttttatggctaatttttgggtttttatggctaatacttgggttttatggctaatttttgagtttttctagctaatttttgggttttatagctgattcttgggtttttatagctaatttttgggtttttctaacaatttattggtttttgtggctaatttctgagtttttctagctaattctagagtttttatagctaatttttgtgtttttctagcaatttttaggtttttgtggctaatttctgattttttcgagctaatttttgagttttctagctaattttcgggttttattgctatctttcgagtttttctggctaatttttgggttttatagctaatttttgggtttttctagcaatttttgggtttttatggctgatttttgagtttttctagctaatgttttgattttctaactaattattgtgtttttattgctaggttttgggtttttctagcaacttttgggtttttatggctaatttttgagattttcttgctaattattgagtttttatagctaatgttcaagttttctagctaatgtatgggtttttctagctagttttggatttttctaacaatttattggtttttgtgactaatttctgagtttttctagctaagttttgagtttttccagctaatttcagagtttttccagctaatttttgagattctctagctaatttttgggttttacggcaaatttttgggtttttatggctaatttttgggtttttatggttaagtttcgggtttttctagctaattttcggaatttatggctaattgttgggtttttatggttaattcttgtgtttttatagctagtgTTTgggtttatatatatatatatatatatatatatatatatatatatatatatatatatatatatatatatatatataaaatatgaaatattgtgtaataGACAGACCTAGTTGCGAATAGAGCGAAGTAGTTAGTTCGttcgaagaaaatataatcagtAAATCAatctattgtaataattataatttgctactaccaccaccaccaccacccaccattcaatattatctaaaatgaaatataagcgggttccaatattgaaatttgatatttttcttatatttagtatgtcggaagattgttattgaaaaatactcataataatatattagttacgaacatatatagtagaaacgtgtcgcgtaagtcagggtagacatgtcaccgtttaaatgataattgcggtattatttcaattcgttttgatattttcaaatattggtcattattgtgaatagacacgtttctctttaccttcattgtattttaagaaggacttttatttaatttcgaaattatatctaaagtgctaagcatcgacggaaataaattttcaaccatttttaagtggtactttttttaataacaaacgttgttagcagtcattaaattatagtaagacttcggcgaaagttcgaagtataccttagttagttctttgtcaattttttgcattacattcgattcgaaaatctcgaagaaaccaaggtttttgaggttggtttggtttatgaggttcgttttttaacttagttctattcgttcgttcagtcttccgtccgctttatttgaatgactcctcttgtaactcattacacgcggaaaattaaaagtcttttatactattaagaatataatatagagaggtgaaattttataaaacgaaatataaaactacattcaatatttttttttatatcagtttagtgtaGTTTATCGACTATATAATAACACACAAGGTTGTTAGTAGTTATGGcggatacagaaaatcaaacttcggttgtaaccgcaacgtctgcgtctaattcaccgcaggtttcgtcgtctccaataaataaaaaggaaaaaaaagctaaaaatcctaggaccaaaccatctcatccaccgacttcggaaatggtaaacaatgTGATCAAAAGTTTAAAGGAACGCGGAGGCTCATctttacaagcaattaaaaagtatattgCTGCCAATTATAAAgttgatgcagaaaaagtaccgccattcatcaaaaaatatttgaaagcatctgTAGTATCGAGATCTTTGGTACAAACTAAAGGTAAAGGAGCTTCCGGATCATTCAAATTAGCTTCGGCAACTTCATCTGGTGGTACTTCGGCTAAAACGAATgctattgacaaaaagaaaaagaaaacagccgcttctactccaggcgtaactaaatccaaaaaaattgtaacagcaGCAAAACGAAATGCTATTATtgcaggaggaggaggaggaggagtggataaatcgaaaagtattaagaaatctaataaaggcaaaaaaacgacaGGTACAGCAGCGGCTTCCTTAAAAACTTCGACGacgacgacaacaacaacaTCGATTACTGATAAGAAAGGcgttaaagttgccaaaaaaacagacaaaaaatCTTCGGCTAAAGGAGGAGTCATCGCCGCCACCGCCGCTTCCAATACAGCCAGTGCCGCATCATCCGAATTAAAAAGGAAGAATcctactaaagcaaaaaaatccaataaaagcaGTCCCACGAAAAAGCCTATCtcgtgtatgtatgtatgtatgtgtgcgtgcgtgcgtgcgtgcgcgtgtgtgtgtgtgtgcgtgtgtgcGGCGTGCGTCTTCTTTATCCAATCAACAATCACATCCtatgtttatatcaaaatattatactaatatcataaatgttaaattatttgtggttctgaaaagaaccgtttttacttacaatatatatataaaacaaaaaatctattataatcaaatagataaaatgtaattctataaaataaaataaatttttgtatttatgctcgttctccgcgaattcttctagccaattggatatccttgggcataatggtgactcttttagcatgaatggcacacagattagtatcttcgaatagacctaccaaataagcctcactagcttcttggagagccataaccgctgaactttgaaaacgtaaatctgttttaaaatcttgtgctatttcacgaaccaatcgttgaaatggcaattttctaataagtaattcggtactcttttgataacgtcttatctcacgaagagctacagtacctggcctataacgatgaagtttttttactccaccagtagctggtgcgcttttacgggcggcttttgtcgctaattgtttacgaggagctttccctccagtcgattttctagccgtttgtttagtacgagccatcttattttttttttgtaagtatacaagaaatgtcaatatactaaACCGCTATAGCGCTTgataaacacacaatgaatgagataaatctagagagagagagagagagagagattcgttgtgaaaaattaggaaggaaggttttttttttcgaaatttgatatgatttgcttaggccctgatataggaattttgtcctctgcagggctgggtgtgGGGATATTTTGCTGGGAAGTGTTCgctcggctgcttctagcggtgcagttatatttttttttccttttttatatttttttggggtttttttttatatatttttttttgtttattttttgttttttcttaatctaattgggggtgggcgggtacagctacggctgtattattccctatcgccggacatttgtctggagaatcgtttctccaggttgcagggaaaccgcagaaaacctgcaactccgacgatgAATGACAATGAGGGTATGTGTTgggggtaggaatttatctCACTGATATGGGGGAACTATCGAGGAAATTAAGGTAGGTTTCTGGGAGATCCTCGTATGCTGTTGCAAGCAGTCGAAGAGGCGGATAAGGGAGCTTTTTTTGGGTTTTGAACCTAGTGGCCGCATATTGTTGGTCCAGGGGATGAGGAGGGTCTCTTTAGCAGCGGAATTATTTGATTCGATGGTTCGAATAACATATcgggcttggaggtcatttaggcggcttggaatgggggttatgtcagtattgacataaacggTGTTGCTAGGGCTAAACCTACACTTGTATTGGCAGTACCTAAGAATGGACTGCTCGCAGGTCAGGAGTCTTTTGATCAGATATTTGGGTAAAGTGCTAAAGACGTTTGCTCTATATTCGATAATGGGGCGGATGTATGTTTTATACGTATGAAGTAGGGTCAGGGGGTGGGTTCGTCCGAAATTTCCACCAAGAGCTTTGATGAGCCTGACTCGTTTCCATACTCTGTTTAGAGTGTCATTCAGATCAGCCGTCCAATTGAGAGTGTGAGTGAATTTCACACCCAGATAGACGGCTTCTCTGCGGATTTCGAGCCCCTCTCCCCAAAGTCTCAAGTGGAGGTTTTGAGGTTGATGTTTGCGCACGGATTGGGGATGTATGAAGGCGATGGCTTGAGTTTTTTGAGAATTGAGAGTAACCCTCCATTTTCTGCACCAATCCGAAAATtgattcagaatattttgggaTTTGATATTGAGAGAGCGCATGTTTTGGGCGTAGGCGATGAGTGCGGTGTCATCAGCGTACATTTGGATTTTCACTGTTGGGTCCAGTGGGATTGGAGTGTCATACGTATAGATTATATAGAGTAGTGGGGACAGAATTGAGCCTTGTGGAACGCCAGTAAGTGGGGTAAAAGATTCGGAAAGGCAATGACCAACTTTGACTTTGATGGAGCGGTTGGTGagatatgaatatatcaattttatagtaGGAGGTGGCATGCGGATAGTCAGAAGCTTCCTAATAAGTCCGGCATGCCAGACCTGGTCGAAAACTTTCTGAACATCCATGAAAATGGCGGAGGCACACTGGTGTTGGTTCATCGCTTTGGTTAAGATGGTTTGAAGATAGGTGATGGCGTTTTGGGTGGAGTGTTTGGGCCTGAATCCGAATTGGAGTTTTGGAATAATATTAAGCTCTGTACAGAAGTCCCAGATTCTGTCTTTAATCAAACGTTCAAAGACTTTACCCAAGACGCTGATGAGCGAAATAGGGCGGTAAGATTCAGGATTGGAAGGGTCTTTGCCGGGTTTGGGAATGAGAACCGTGTTGGCGGATTTCCAACATTGAGGAAAGTAAGAGAAAGCCAAGCAGTCTCAGCTCAGCTGTCTCAGGCAGGTTTTTTAATGCCTGTCTTGAGATTCCGTCCCGCCCGGGAGCGGAGTTCTTCCCGGCTCGGCAAGCCGATCTAACAACATCCACGGTAAATGGTGCGAGAAGTGGAACGTTCTCATTTAGTTGGGTAATCCAGTGGGGGCTCAGGGTTATGTTTTGGGTGAAGAAGTGGGTTTCATCGGCAAAGTCCCGTGAGAAATGGGGGTTGTCAGTTGGAGTAAAGACAGTTTGTAAGCTGTTTTTGAAGACGGTGGCTTTGTCTTCGGGCGAGAAATACTTTCGTCCTTGTACCTCAAGGTGTGATTCTACATACTTTCGTTGGCCAGTTAGTCTGTAGAATTGTTGCCAAAACGCACGACCCCGTCTATAGTCCAAGTCGGCAGTGGCGGCCTCCCACTTTCTCCGCTTTTCAGCATTGATTTCCAGCCTGACTTGGGCGTTGAGACGGTTCCATTGCGTTTTGACTGCTGGGTCTCTAGTTCTAATGTACAGCCTATATAACTGTCTTTTCTGACGAATTTTGGATCGGATATTTTGAGAGATTGATATATAGTTGGTATGAACGGTGGTAAGAGGGACGGCGATGTCTTGCGCATCGATAATGAGGGATTGGAAATCCTCCGCGTATTTGTCTAGTTCTTCGGTAGTTCGAATAATAGTGGGTTGCGGTAAATTGGTATCGATATGGTTTGCGAAGGAGATCCAGTCGGCATTTTTGAAGTCCCGATAGGTTAAACTAGTTGGAGGGGGTTTTATTGGGTTGAAAAAAGATGTATTGACCAATAAGGGAACGTGGTCTGAGGTGATTGGGTCGCCTATAGAGCATTCGTCTTCGATAATGGTAATTAATCTGTCCGTGCAGATTATGTGGTCGACGATGGAAGAGCCCAGGTGACTTACGAGTGTTGGATTTCGGTTTTTAATCCGAGAAAGGGGAAGAGAAATTAGAGAGTCGGCGAGAGTTCTGCCGGCTAGGTTGGTGGTGGTATCACCAAAAAGGGTATTCCTGGAGTTGAGGTCTCCCATAATGATGGCTCTAGGAAAAGTGAATGCATATTCGAGGAGGTCGAGGGAAAGTGATTGTTGTGAGTGTTTGTAATAAGAGATGAAAGTGATAGTCCCGTTATTACACGATATATCGATGGCTATGCAATCCAGATTCTGTTGATACAGAAATGGGGGTAGGGGATGGGGAGTCGAAGGGAGTCCGTTACGGACGAGAAGTCCGTTGCCGTGACAGTAGGAATTTCTGGTGGTACAGCCAGTGAAACTTGGAGGTAATTTGGAAAGGGTGTCGGTTATAGATAAGATTTGGATATTGTGAGAGCTTAATAAGTGCTTCAGTAGATGTCGTTTTCTGGCCAAACCTTGGCAATTAACGGTCCCTATTGTAAAGTCCATGggactttatttttcaatgggaagtgtttggtttttgggtgaaagcgaaatgaatgcggttacccacgccgctggttacggtacaattataaccgtAAAAAGAGGGAATGAGGCGTTGTAGCGTTTCGGCTACAAGCGCCCGAGAAGTGGGGATGGCATTCATTATAGTTGTTGCCAAGATTTCAATCAGGATTTTGGTGTCAGTAGACAGGTCATaaggggtttgaggtttttctagggtgactggggctgtatcctggggggctttcggagtttcaatccttttcggGCAGCAGGGGTGGAAGGCGGGGTGAGGTCCACCACAATTTTTATAGGTAGGGGAGTTAGCTTTTGGgaatttttctggcttgtgaccagaagcaccacaggTTGGACAGATGGGTTTGGCTTTGCAGGTgtctgcggagtggccggtagatgagcaacggttgcaatattttgggactgcgggtatggtgtttgaatttgaggcttcgcagtaGTGCGAAAGCCCGAGGAAGTTTATACCCTTGGTTAGGGCGTGATGGTAGGCGGTTTCGGAATCTGTTATGATTCGGAACATGGATGTGGGTTTATTTGTGGATCTAGCTATGATTTTCCAAGTTTTAAGGACAGGGAATTTCAGGATAGAGAGGATCTCCAGGAACTCTTCTTCGGTGTAAGAttggtctacattcttgcagaccagagaaaaggtgttttttttggttttagtggtTAGGGGTTTTTGGACTCGTTGGGGAGAGTTTATCGGGATAACGACGATTTTCTCGTCGCTTATGGCGTAACGGATTTTCCTTGCCAACGTttcgtgatgaaacgtggaaggaattttgaggagggcggttccattggggttagctttgagaaagcTCAATTGTCCCCTCAATAGCTCTTGCGTATTgaggagattgtagagctctctCTGTTATGTATATTTTGTTGGGAGGTTTCTCAGATTGAGTGTTTGAAGTGGAGGACATTGAGCGGAGGTGTGTGATTGAGGTTGTTGTTGGGTGATAgtttgggattgttggtgggttctgggggtTTGGGTTTGAGTTGGTGCTTGGGGTTTAGTTGTATTttgggtaatttttttttacttttgaggTATTGAGATTGACTTGGAACTTAGAGGGGGAATATTGGTTTTCGGGATCGCGCCTTGTCGGGTATAATCAACCCGCTGGGATTTAGAGTTGGACGATTTCTGCGAGACCCTAGATGCATAGGAATCCGCAGATGGTGCTGGTGAGGAACTTCTACTATTCTCGAGTGATTTCCTTTCGATATAATCAATGGCATTGCGAAATTGGTGTATCAGTTGTGGACTTATTCGCGAGAGGTTTGCGATAAGTTCTGAGCAGATTTTCTCCTCAGGAAGAGACTTAGGGTTGGTCGGGAGTGGTGGAAATTCATCAATGGTGGATACTGGTTTACTTCAACAAACGATGTATACGTCCTACAGGAAATTGTAATCCAGCTCGGTTTGAGCGAGATTTTGCCTTTCCCTTTACTTTACCACCTTTACCACGTCCagacatttatatatatatatatatatatatatatatatatatatatatatttctttttcaaaaacaaaaaaaaaatagaacttt is a window encoding:
- the LOC130449177 gene encoding histone H1E-like — protein: SPQVSSSPINKKEKKAKNPRTKPSHPPTSEMVNNVIKSLKERGGSSLQAIKKYIAANYKVDAEKVPPFIKKYLKASVVSRSLVQTKGKGASGSFKLASATSSGGTSEESSPPPPLPIQPVPHHPN